The following is a genomic window from Desulfofarcimen acetoxidans DSM 771.
AGGCTCGTTGTGATGTGTCCACGTTTACGCTAATTCCAACCAAATCAGGCTTGTCCTCTAAATTCAACTTTCCGACGTTTTCATCTTCTATATACAATTCATGTTCATTAGGAGTTAACGCAGCTAAGATTAATAAGGCAATGGAAGGTGACATAACCCTTTTAAACTCAGAGTCCATCGGCCTTAATGTCATTTTGGGGGAGATCAATTTTATTTTCATATATACCTCTTATCACATTAATGAATGCTGGGGTTAAGAAAAATAACCGCTAATTTTATCAGGTTAATTCTTCTCAGTCCTTTTTGAAAATTTCAACCGATATATTCCTAACTAATTGTTTTGCATATAAATCGTGAGGATTTAATTCAATTACAGCAAAAATATAGGTATTAATAAGAACATGGTGTTATTTGGATTATCCTTTATATTCCAAAATATCTCCGGGCTGGCATTCTAAAGCCTTACAAATCGCCTCTAGAGTTGATAATCGAATCGCTTTTGCCTTTCCATTTTTCAATATAGAAAGGTTAGCCATTGTTATTCCAACCCTCTCTGAAAGTTCTGTTACGCTCATTTTTCTTTTAGCCAACATCACATCAATATTGATTATAATTGCCATCTAATTCACCTCAGACCGTTAAATCATTTTCTGATTTTATATCTATGGCATTTTTTAATAGCTTTTGAAGAACAGCAGCAAAGACTGCAATCACAATTGCAGCAAAAGTAATGGTCAATCCTAGTGCTGTGATACCTGGGGCGTCGTCTGCCTGTGCTATGGGAAATAAGAGTGGTATGAGTCCTGCATATAAAATACTGATTATGATTGCACAGTATTTTATATTCTTTAAAGCCTTTACAGATAATTCCGAAAAGGCTTTGTTCTTGTCAATATAGCTTAAAAGTTTTAAAGTCTGATACAGAGCAAAGAAAAATGGGATCGCCGCTGCATACATGCCGATTAAAACAGGATAATGCAAATAATTTGCAAGTGAAGGCAACCCAAATACACACAAACCAAGAATCGCAATTCCAATAAGATAAACAACCACCTTTAAAAAGAGTGTTTCTGGTTTCATAAAAAGCACCTCACTTTTATCGTTAATTTGATATTAACACATATTTTATCGTTTTACAATAAAATATTATTGATTATAATTATATTTTTATCTATATTATACTCTTGTGCAAAACAAAAATACCGGTCAAGGTGATTCTCCACCCCAACCGGCATATCAGTAATCTATTCAATTTCACATTCAGTCTCTATACACTCTAGAAAGGATAACAATTAACCTTGCCCCAGTTTGATGTACACGGCAAATGGTTGGTGCAATAAAACCAGTAAAGGGTTCTGGAGAAGCTAATGTCAATTATAATTTTTGCTCTATTTCCGTAACACATTCGGTTTTGATTTTTTCAACCAGGAATTGCAGGGCACCTACAACATGCGGTCTAATATCGCCGCCTATAAGCACATACATTATGTCATCACCGACCTCAAGCAGGCCTTCATTAAGCCAAACTTTAACATAAAATATGCCCTCCATTTTATAAGTCTCCGCAATCGCCGCATCCACTTTCACTGCATCATAAGCAAATTCCATCCCTTTCACAAAAGAACCATCGTCCAGCCCTTGGCGAACCTTGGCTTTGGGCGTCTGACGCACGACGCCATTATGGACTAAAAACATCCCTTCCTGCAAAGCCATTGGATCCGATTTTGCTTCTTTGAGCCATTCATCAATAGATGGTGCTATTTTTTTCATTTTTTCATTAATCATAAATAAATACA
Proteins encoded in this region:
- a CDS encoding molybdenum cofactor biosynthesis protein MoaE; this translates as MINEKMKKIAPSIDEWLKEAKSDPMALQEGMFLVHNGVVRQTPKAKVRQGLDDGSFVKGMEFAYDAVKVDAAIAETYKMEGIFYVKVWLNEGLLEVGDDIMYVLIGGDIRPHVVGALQFLVEKIKTECVTEIEQKL
- a CDS encoding DUF2975 domain-containing protein codes for the protein MKPETLFLKVVVYLIGIAILGLCVFGLPSLANYLHYPVLIGMYAAAIPFFFALYQTLKLLSYIDKNKAFSELSVKALKNIKYCAIIISILYAGLIPLLFPIAQADDAPGITALGLTITFAAIVIAVFAAVLQKLLKNAIDIKSENDLTV
- a CDS encoding helix-turn-helix domain-containing protein; this encodes MAIIINIDVMLAKRKMSVTELSERVGITMANLSILKNGKAKAIRLSTLEAICKALECQPGDILEYKG